A genome region from Stenotrophomonas bentonitica includes the following:
- a CDS encoding putative bifunctional diguanylate cyclase/phosphodiesterase — translation MLGRSSDMGSTSVPHVTRGLTLRFVLLTGMAIGLVGLSALVQELQAASTAWIVGQSHWSRSQQHATFALERYITSGNPSALAEAREALQVPLGDLDARRALEQNPPDIARARQGFLQGGNAPGDINRLILSFQYLGRMGYFQDAVEVWRQTDHGLAQMQEIARTAEANKADGSPEPAVRDALLVQLQVLDRSLQAQARAFSLALLNTASIVRIATLVVAGLSVLLITLVAVLLARRVRHDLIEQESRFRAAFYQATVGMLKLDHAGGIVEANQAVADILGYRRDELLGMELPELLVDGELVLDEAEGIDWIRQLRPGELRFLRADGGLLWGRWSGTLVRSPGREPTVFAIIEDVSQNHALAREVEHHASHDPLTGLINRREIERLLELALLDVRSHGGTHSLCYLDLDYFKLVNDGLGHAAGDQLLRGFADYLEGAVREGDWVGRMGGDEFALFLRGARQEEARQVLQRIARNLGQAGFQRDDGTPKVSCSIGVVEIDADVADVNWLMSAADSACYAAKQAGRNRVHLFNENRMALEERLAEADRLAHVSSAIAENRMLLYAQRIEQVGDPGFLHYEVLVRMRGSDGQLHGPGDFMPAVERYGMGMALDRHVLGLLFRHLQLCPAHVQRLGLCNVNVSAQSIAEPSFLAFVCDLLERNRGLARKLCFEITETAAISNLEQARSFVEAVKARGCRVALDDFGSGLSSFGYLRQLPADMLKIDGVFVRDMDVDPVSRATVRAITEIGRELHMSVVAEWVESEEVARQLQALGVEGLQGYAIERPMPLEKLTQPSLWREAPSASGRLS, via the coding sequence ATGCTGGGACGCAGCAGTGACATGGGCAGCACGTCCGTACCGCATGTAACGCGGGGCTTGACCCTGCGCTTCGTACTGCTCACCGGCATGGCGATTGGATTGGTGGGGCTCTCGGCCCTGGTGCAGGAGCTGCAGGCGGCGTCCACCGCGTGGATCGTCGGCCAGAGCCACTGGTCGCGCAGCCAGCAGCACGCCACCTTCGCGCTGGAGCGTTACATCACCTCCGGCAATCCGTCGGCGCTGGCCGAGGCCCGTGAGGCATTGCAGGTGCCGCTGGGCGACCTCGATGCGCGGCGCGCGCTGGAACAGAACCCACCGGACATTGCGCGCGCGCGGCAGGGATTCCTGCAGGGTGGCAACGCGCCGGGCGACATCAACCGGCTGATCCTGTCCTTCCAGTACCTGGGCAGGATGGGGTACTTCCAGGATGCGGTGGAGGTGTGGCGGCAGACCGACCACGGCCTGGCCCAGATGCAGGAAATTGCGCGGACCGCCGAAGCCAACAAGGCCGACGGCAGTCCCGAGCCGGCGGTGCGCGATGCCCTGCTGGTGCAGCTGCAGGTGCTGGACCGGAGCCTGCAGGCTCAGGCCCGTGCCTTCTCGCTGGCGCTGCTGAACACCGCGTCCATCGTGCGCATCGCCACGCTGGTCGTGGCCGGGTTGTCGGTGCTGTTGATCACGCTGGTGGCGGTGCTGCTGGCGCGCCGTGTCCGGCACGACCTGATCGAGCAGGAAAGCCGCTTCCGCGCCGCGTTCTACCAGGCCACGGTGGGCATGCTCAAACTCGACCACGCCGGTGGCATCGTCGAAGCCAACCAGGCGGTGGCCGACATCCTCGGCTACCGTCGCGACGAGCTGCTGGGCATGGAACTGCCGGAACTGCTGGTGGACGGCGAGCTGGTGCTGGACGAGGCCGAAGGCATCGACTGGATCCGCCAGCTGCGCCCCGGTGAGCTGCGCTTCCTGCGTGCCGACGGTGGCCTGCTGTGGGGGCGCTGGAGCGGCACCCTGGTGCGCAGCCCCGGCCGCGAGCCCACCGTGTTCGCGATCATCGAAGACGTGTCGCAGAACCACGCGCTGGCCCGTGAAGTGGAGCACCATGCCAGCCATGATCCGCTGACTGGCCTGATCAACCGCCGCGAGATCGAACGCCTGCTGGAGCTGGCCCTGCTCGACGTGCGCAGCCACGGCGGCACCCACAGCCTGTGCTACCTGGACCTGGATTACTTCAAGCTGGTCAACGACGGGCTGGGCCATGCCGCGGGCGACCAGCTGCTTCGCGGGTTCGCCGACTACCTGGAAGGCGCGGTGCGCGAAGGCGACTGGGTCGGCCGCATGGGCGGCGACGAATTCGCCCTGTTCCTGCGCGGGGCGCGCCAGGAAGAAGCCAGGCAGGTGCTGCAGCGGATCGCACGCAACCTGGGCCAGGCCGGCTTCCAGCGCGACGACGGCACGCCCAAGGTCAGCTGCAGCATCGGCGTGGTCGAGATCGACGCCGACGTGGCCGACGTCAACTGGCTGATGAGCGCGGCCGACAGTGCCTGTTACGCGGCCAAGCAGGCCGGGCGCAACCGCGTGCACCTCTTCAATGAGAACCGCATGGCGCTGGAAGAGCGGCTGGCCGAGGCCGACCGGCTGGCACATGTCTCCAGTGCGATCGCCGAGAACCGCATGCTGCTGTACGCGCAGCGGATTGAGCAGGTCGGCGACCCCGGCTTCCTGCATTACGAAGTGCTGGTGCGCATGCGCGGCAGCGACGGCCAGCTGCATGGGCCGGGCGACTTCATGCCGGCAGTGGAGCGCTACGGCATGGGCATGGCACTGGACCGGCACGTGCTCGGCCTGCTGTTCCGCCACCTGCAGCTGTGCCCGGCGCATGTGCAGCGGCTGGGCCTGTGCAACGTGAACGTGTCGGCGCAGTCCATCGCCGAACCCAGCTTCCTGGCCTTCGTCTGCGACCTGCTGGAGCGCAACCGTGGCCTGGCCCGCAAGCTCTGCTTCGAGATCACCGAAACCGCCGCGATCAGCAACCTGGAGCAGGCGCGCAGCTTCGTCGAAGCGGTCAAGGCGCGGGGCTGCCGGGTGGCGCTGGACGACTTCGGCTCCGGGCTGTCCTCGTTCGGCTACCTGCGCCAGCTGCCGGCGGACATGCTGAAGATCGACGGCGTGTTCGTGCGTGACATGGACGTCGACCCGGTCAGCCGCGCCACCGTGCGCGCCATCACCGAGATCGGCCGCGAACTGCACATGAGCGTGGTCGCCGAATGGGTGGAGAGCGAAGAGGTGGCGCGGCAGCTTCAGGCGCTGGGCGTGGAAGGCCTGCAGGGCTACGCCATCGAGCGGCCGATGCCGCTGGAAAAGCTGACCCAGCCCTCATTGTGGCGGGAAGCGCCGAGCGCGTCCGGGCGGCTGTCCTGA
- a CDS encoding sensor domain-containing diguanylate cyclase, translating to MASTAQVGRDVLLLGAATSDQTPQRACPPEVLARHQDILSIPAPAEGWSGAPQAVDVFGVLTGEVRISHGDREICGNMHDARTRDSRFRAGIGMVVVPKAGEREPIVVSWATPLKPRWIPTVRLGAPSPVQQNDTARLLVRAACIAVAIALALSALMGFATARDRTFLYYVAICLVFVLWQAVLGGLSGYPEPWLPVHDRASWWLVGLTAMVLALLLPVLWRLNGGARLWPGSRNGQRVVLWGLIGAGLVVPLLGVTGLARMAAGLELVFVLGCIACLGVGLWALFKRDGYALAGLLALAPWWILIVADAVQAHWLTSYRIEALQLSATWFLMMAAYALNLRLGRLRQQRDEMRQLADTDALTGLPNRRHGLHLLARHLERAGAEQQPLAIGFLDIDLFKDINDRFGHDVGDQVLVAVARGLRGAVRVQDDVIRMGGEEFLVLLPGASHGAALARLENVRLQMAAAAAPLGIAGLNVTVSIGLAVLRPGRDDLAGLLRRADHAMYRAKRAGRDQVCDGEQPLTADDPLIA from the coding sequence ATGGCCAGTACCGCCCAGGTCGGGCGCGACGTACTGCTGCTCGGCGCAGCCACCTCCGACCAGACCCCGCAGCGGGCCTGCCCGCCGGAGGTGCTGGCCCGGCACCAGGACATCCTGTCGATCCCGGCCCCGGCCGAGGGCTGGTCGGGGGCACCGCAGGCGGTGGACGTGTTCGGCGTGCTGACCGGCGAAGTCCGCATCAGCCACGGCGACCGCGAGATCTGCGGAAACATGCACGACGCGCGCACCCGCGACTCGCGCTTCCGCGCCGGCATCGGCATGGTGGTGGTGCCCAAGGCTGGCGAGCGCGAACCGATCGTGGTGTCCTGGGCGACCCCGCTGAAGCCGCGCTGGATTCCCACGGTCCGGCTGGGAGCACCCAGCCCCGTGCAGCAGAACGACACCGCGCGCCTGCTGGTGCGCGCGGCATGCATCGCCGTGGCGATCGCGCTGGCGCTCTCGGCGTTGATGGGGTTTGCCACCGCGCGCGACCGCACCTTCCTCTATTACGTGGCGATCTGCCTGGTGTTCGTGCTCTGGCAGGCGGTGCTGGGGGGATTGAGCGGCTATCCCGAGCCGTGGCTGCCGGTGCATGACCGCGCCTCGTGGTGGCTGGTCGGCCTGACCGCAATGGTGCTGGCCCTGCTGCTGCCGGTGCTGTGGCGGCTCAATGGCGGCGCGCGGCTGTGGCCGGGCTCGCGCAACGGCCAGCGGGTGGTGCTGTGGGGCCTGATCGGCGCCGGGCTGGTCGTGCCGCTGCTCGGCGTGACCGGGCTGGCCCGGATGGCGGCCGGGCTGGAACTGGTGTTCGTGCTCGGCTGCATCGCCTGCCTGGGCGTCGGACTCTGGGCGCTGTTCAAGCGCGACGGCTACGCCCTGGCCGGGCTGCTCGCACTGGCCCCGTGGTGGATCCTGATCGTCGCCGATGCGGTGCAGGCGCATTGGCTGACCTCCTACCGGATCGAGGCGCTGCAGCTGTCGGCCACCTGGTTCCTGATGATGGCGGCCTACGCGCTCAACCTGCGGCTGGGCCGGCTGCGCCAGCAGCGCGACGAGATGCGCCAGCTGGCCGACACCGATGCGCTGACCGGGCTGCCCAACCGGCGCCACGGGCTGCACCTGCTGGCCCGCCACCTGGAACGTGCCGGCGCCGAACAGCAGCCGCTGGCGATCGGCTTCCTCGACATCGACCTGTTCAAGGACATCAACGACCGCTTCGGCCACGACGTGGGCGACCAGGTGCTGGTGGCGGTGGCGCGCGGCCTGCGCGGCGCGGTGCGGGTGCAGGACGACGTGATCCGCATGGGCGGCGAGGAGTTCCTGGTGCTGCTGCCCGGCGCCTCGCACGGTGCAGCACTGGCGCGTCTGGAAAACGTGCGCCTGCAGATGGCGGCCGCCGCCGCGCCGCTGGGCATTGCCGGGCTGAACGTGACGGTGAGCATCGGGCTGGCCGTGCTGCGCCCGGGCCGCGACGATCTCGCGGGGCTGCTGCGGCGGGCCGACCATGCCATGTACCGGGCCAAGCGCGCCGGCCGCGACCAGGTCTGCGACGGCGAACAGCCGCTGACCGCCGACGACCCGCTGATCGCCTGA
- a CDS encoding pseudouridine synthase: MTTRLNKHIAETGFCSRREADRLIGERRVTVNGRPAGTGAVVGEGDMVLVDGQPLRAREAKKAGGRRHVYIALNKPVGITCTTETAVKGNIVDFVGHEQRIFPVGRLDKDSEGLILMTSNGDIVNQILRAENNHQKEYMVAVNKPVTDEFLRGMARGVRIRDETTLPCRTSRIAKFGFRVILQQGLNRQIRLMAAAFDYRVTQLRRVRIDNVKLGALKPGQWRNLTDAELKGLLPKQLDW, from the coding sequence ATGACAACCCGACTCAACAAACATATTGCCGAAACCGGCTTCTGCTCCCGGCGCGAAGCCGACCGCCTGATCGGCGAGCGCCGCGTCACCGTCAACGGCCGCCCGGCCGGGACCGGGGCGGTGGTCGGCGAGGGCGACATGGTGCTGGTCGACGGCCAGCCGCTGCGCGCACGCGAAGCGAAAAAGGCCGGCGGCCGCCGCCACGTGTACATCGCGCTGAACAAGCCGGTGGGCATCACCTGCACCACCGAAACCGCGGTCAAGGGCAACATCGTCGACTTCGTCGGCCATGAGCAGCGGATCTTCCCGGTCGGCCGCCTGGACAAGGATTCCGAAGGCCTGATCCTGATGACCAGCAATGGCGACATCGTCAACCAGATCCTGCGCGCCGAGAACAACCACCAGAAGGAGTACATGGTGGCGGTGAACAAGCCGGTGACCGATGAGTTCCTGCGCGGCATGGCCCGTGGCGTGCGCATCCGCGACGAAACCACGCTGCCGTGCCGGACTTCGCGCATCGCCAAGTTCGGTTTCCGGGTGATCCTGCAGCAGGGCCTGAACCGGCAGATCCGCCTGATGGCCGCCGCGTTCGACTACCGCGTCACCCAGCTGCGCCGGGTGCGGATCGACAACGTCAAGCTGGGCGCGCTCAAGCCGGGGCAGTGGCGCAACCTCACCGACGCCGAGCTGAAGGGCCTGCTGCCCAAGCAGCTGGACTGGTAA
- a CDS encoding sensor domain-containing diguanylate cyclase, with amino-acid sequence MIKPEKPANEAIRLAALYRYNILDSAREKSFDDLVTIAKAVCGASMAAVTLIDAERQWFKSIEGVDAQELPRSESMCGHAILHPSEVMVVEDARQDARFHDNPNVTGDPKVRFYAGAPLINTDGLALGTLCVFDPQPHRLDHQQTEALAALSRQVMLVMELRRFALDIQSHMLERDDYEKLLGEYHDVLLAQNADLAEQSRTDVLTGLPNRRAMAVALEASVQDADGQPRQTAVALVDIDHFKHINDFNGHATGDRVLAELGVLLRAQFAGRGLAARYGGEEFVVLMPDTELRTAELQCDFLRMAVADLPLGFPVTVSIGVAAHRPGDTVDQTVARADAALYKAKGNGRNRVETAP; translated from the coding sequence ATGATCAAGCCCGAGAAGCCCGCCAACGAAGCCATCCGCCTGGCGGCGCTGTACCGTTACAACATCCTCGATTCGGCGAGGGAGAAGTCCTTCGACGACCTCGTCACCATTGCCAAGGCGGTCTGCGGTGCGTCGATGGCGGCGGTGACGCTGATCGACGCCGAGCGCCAATGGTTCAAGTCCATCGAGGGGGTCGACGCGCAGGAACTGCCGCGCTCTGAATCGATGTGCGGCCACGCCATCCTGCACCCGTCCGAGGTGATGGTGGTGGAGGACGCGCGCCAGGACGCACGCTTCCACGACAACCCCAACGTGACCGGCGACCCGAAGGTACGCTTCTACGCCGGCGCGCCGCTGATCAATACCGACGGGCTGGCGCTGGGCACGCTGTGCGTGTTCGACCCGCAGCCGCACCGGCTCGACCACCAGCAGACCGAGGCGCTGGCCGCGCTGTCGCGGCAGGTGATGCTGGTGATGGAGCTGCGCCGTTTCGCGCTGGACATCCAGTCGCACATGCTCGAGCGCGACGACTACGAGAAGCTGCTGGGTGAGTACCACGACGTGCTGCTGGCGCAGAACGCAGACCTGGCCGAACAGAGCCGCACCGACGTGCTCACCGGGCTGCCCAACCGCCGTGCGATGGCGGTAGCGCTGGAGGCCTCGGTGCAGGACGCCGACGGCCAGCCGCGGCAGACCGCAGTGGCGCTGGTGGATATCGACCACTTCAAGCACATCAACGACTTCAACGGCCACGCCACCGGCGACCGCGTGCTGGCCGAGCTGGGCGTGCTGCTGCGCGCGCAGTTCGCCGGGCGCGGTCTGGCCGCACGTTACGGCGGCGAGGAGTTCGTGGTGCTGATGCCCGACACCGAACTGCGCACCGCCGAACTGCAGTGCGATTTCCTGCGCATGGCGGTGGCCGACCTGCCGCTGGGGTTCCCGGTGACGGTCAGCATCGGCGTCGCGGCGCACCGTCCCGGCGATACGGTCGACCAGACGGTGGCGCGGGCCGATGCGGCGCTGTACAAGGCAAAAGGCAACGGTCGCAACCGGGTGGAAACCGCTCCGTAA
- a CDS encoding AAA family ATPase has protein sequence MLQTLAISRYRSLHDLVVPMGRLNLVTGDNGSGKSSLYRALRLLADTAQGGVAAALAREGGLGSALWAGPAQTSRAMQQGEVPVQGAARSEPVALRLGFVADDFGYAIDLGFPVPSNSAFALDPQIKCESIWAGPFLRGSAVLVERRGPLVRRRNGRHWETVDDRLSVFDSLFSQLADPQRMPEVLTLREMIRAWRFYDHFRTDTGAPARQSPLATRTPVLAQDGRDLAAAWQTIVEVGDAQGLAEAVDDAFPGAQVHIEGSEGRLHLKFHQHGLLRPLSAAELSDGTLRYLLLIAALHTPRPPPLMVLNEPETSLHPDLLPALGRLIIAATARSQLWVVSHATRLVAALRESPLCNPIALEKQMSRTTLVGQGLLDAPAWYWPER, from the coding sequence ATGCTCCAGACCCTGGCCATTTCCCGTTACCGCTCCCTGCACGACCTGGTCGTGCCGATGGGGCGGCTGAACCTGGTGACCGGCGACAACGGCAGCGGCAAGTCCAGCCTGTACCGTGCGCTGCGCCTGCTGGCCGATACCGCCCAGGGCGGCGTCGCGGCAGCGCTGGCCCGCGAAGGCGGGCTGGGCTCCGCGCTCTGGGCCGGCCCGGCACAGACCAGCCGGGCCATGCAGCAGGGAGAGGTGCCGGTGCAGGGCGCCGCGCGCAGCGAACCGGTGGCGCTGCGGCTGGGATTCGTCGCCGACGACTTCGGCTATGCGATCGACCTGGGCTTTCCGGTCCCCAGCAATTCGGCGTTCGCGCTCGACCCGCAGATCAAATGCGAGAGCATCTGGGCCGGGCCGTTCCTGCGCGGCAGCGCGGTGCTGGTGGAACGGCGCGGCCCGCTGGTGCGGCGACGCAACGGCCGGCACTGGGAAACCGTGGACGACCGGTTGTCAGTGTTCGACAGTCTGTTTTCGCAGCTGGCCGACCCGCAGCGCATGCCTGAAGTGCTGACCCTGCGCGAGATGATCCGCGCGTGGCGCTTCTACGACCACTTCCGCACCGACACCGGTGCACCGGCGCGGCAGTCGCCGCTGGCCACGCGCACGCCGGTGCTGGCCCAGGACGGTCGCGACCTGGCGGCGGCCTGGCAGACCATCGTCGAAGTGGGCGACGCGCAGGGCCTGGCCGAAGCGGTGGACGACGCCTTCCCCGGTGCGCAGGTCCATATCGAAGGCAGCGAAGGGCGGCTGCACCTGAAGTTCCACCAGCACGGGCTGCTGCGGCCGTTGTCGGCCGCCGAGCTGTCCGACGGGACGCTGCGCTACCTGTTGCTGATCGCGGCGCTGCACACGCCGCGACCGCCGCCGCTGATGGTGCTCAACGAACCAGAAACCAGCCTGCACCCGGACCTGTTGCCGGCGCTGGGCCGGCTGATCATCGCGGCGACTGCGCGCAGCCAGCTGTGGGTGGTGTCGCACGCCACGCGGCTGGTGGCGGCGTTGCGCGAGTCGCCGTTGTGCAATCCGATCGCGCTGGAAAAACAGATGAGCCGCACCACCCTGGTCGGGCAGGGACTGCTCGACGCGCCGGCCTGGTACTGGCCGGAGCGCTGA
- a CDS encoding DMT family transporter: MPMTDTRKALLQIHFCVLLWGITAILGKLISLPALPLVWWRMLLVVAMLALLPRVWRGLRQLSPALFAGYCGVGALVALHWLTFYGAVKLANASVAATCIALAPVFTAVIEPWVAKRPFQLRELAFGIAVLPGVGMVVGGVPDGMRLGVLVGAMSALLVAIFGSLNKRLVSHADPLTVTAVELGAGTVTLTLLAPLLPFLLPALASPLWVVPDLRDSMLLLVLAGVCTLLPFALALVALRHLSAYTVQLVTNLEPVYAILLAVVLLNEQRELTPLFYAGVAIIVGAVFLHPLLNRRKPVQHPEILGTSEARNIAN; encoded by the coding sequence ATGCCGATGACCGACACCCGCAAAGCCCTGCTGCAAATCCACTTCTGCGTGCTGCTGTGGGGCATCACCGCCATCCTCGGCAAGCTGATTTCCCTGCCCGCGCTGCCGCTGGTGTGGTGGCGCATGCTGCTGGTGGTGGCCATGCTGGCGCTGCTGCCGCGCGTCTGGCGCGGACTGCGCCAGCTGTCGCCGGCCCTGTTTGCCGGCTACTGCGGGGTGGGCGCACTGGTCGCGCTGCACTGGCTGACCTTCTATGGCGCGGTGAAGCTGGCCAACGCCTCGGTGGCCGCCACCTGCATCGCGCTGGCCCCGGTGTTCACCGCGGTGATCGAACCGTGGGTGGCCAAGCGCCCGTTCCAGCTGCGCGAACTGGCCTTCGGCATCGCGGTGCTGCCGGGGGTTGGCATGGTGGTCGGCGGCGTGCCCGATGGCATGCGCCTGGGCGTGCTGGTCGGTGCGATGTCGGCGCTGCTGGTGGCGATCTTCGGGTCGCTCAACAAGCGCCTGGTCAGCCACGCCGACCCGCTCACCGTGACCGCGGTGGAACTCGGTGCCGGTACCGTGACCCTGACCCTGCTGGCGCCGTTGCTACCGTTCCTGCTGCCGGCGCTGGCCAGCCCGTTGTGGGTGGTGCCGGACCTGCGCGACAGCATGCTGCTGCTGGTCCTGGCCGGGGTGTGCACGCTGCTGCCGTTTGCGCTGGCGCTGGTCGCGCTGCGCCACCTCAGTGCCTACACCGTGCAGCTGGTGACCAACCTGGAGCCGGTCTACGCGATCCTGCTGGCCGTGGTGCTGCTGAACGAACAGCGCGAACTCACGCCGCTGTTCTACGCCGGCGTGGCGATCATCGTCGGTGCGGTGTTCCTGCACCCGCTGTTGAATCGCCGCAAGCCGGTGCAGCACCCGGAGATCCTGGGCACCTCCGAGGCGCGCAACATCGCCAACTGA
- a CDS encoding DUF72 domain-containing protein has protein sequence MKQGAPGPIRTGIGGWVFPAWRGGTFYPAGMPQREELAHASRQLGCIEINSTFYRAQKPAVYAQWREQTPPGFRFSAKAPRTITQRHDLVEAGARAESFIEGISALQDRLGPLLWQFADRHPAGAEEFDRFLDALPKQADGRTLQHALEVRNPAAWTPELLAVARAHNAALVFSGSKEYPSFADPTADFIYARLMQSRANLRAGYPQRTLEQWCLRAMRWARGGDNPDLPHVLPAAKAGAPREVYVLFIGAAKQRNPGAAVALRMQLEGVGG, from the coding sequence TTGAAGCAGGGGGCGCCCGGGCCGATCCGCACCGGTATCGGCGGCTGGGTGTTCCCGGCCTGGCGCGGCGGCACCTTCTACCCGGCCGGCATGCCGCAACGCGAAGAGCTGGCGCATGCCAGCCGGCAGCTGGGCTGCATCGAGATCAACAGCACCTTTTACCGCGCACAGAAGCCGGCGGTGTACGCACAGTGGCGCGAGCAGACGCCACCGGGGTTCCGCTTCTCGGCCAAGGCGCCGCGCACGATCACCCAACGGCATGACCTGGTCGAGGCCGGCGCGCGTGCGGAAAGCTTCATCGAGGGCATCAGCGCACTGCAGGACCGCTTGGGCCCGCTGCTCTGGCAGTTCGCCGACCGCCATCCCGCCGGCGCGGAGGAGTTCGACCGTTTCCTGGACGCCCTGCCGAAGCAGGCCGACGGCCGCACCCTGCAGCACGCGCTCGAGGTGCGCAATCCGGCAGCGTGGACGCCCGAGCTGCTGGCGGTGGCGCGTGCGCACAACGCCGCGCTGGTCTTCAGCGGTTCCAAGGAGTACCCGAGCTTTGCCGACCCCACGGCGGACTTCATCTATGCCCGGCTGATGCAGTCGCGCGCCAACCTGCGCGCGGGGTACCCGCAACGCACGCTGGAACAGTGGTGCCTGCGCGCGATGCGCTGGGCACGGGGCGGGGACAATCCGGACCTGCCGCACGTGCTGCCCGCCGCGAAAGCGGGTGCGCCACGGGAGGTGTACGTGCTGTTCATTGGCGCGGCCAAGCAGCGCAACCCGGGGGCGGCGGTGGCGTTGCGCATGCAGTTGGAAGGCGTCGGCGGGTAG
- a CDS encoding VOC family protein yields MTTPPDAGSTIIPCLRYRDAHAAIAWLEKAFGFTAQAVYAEGDIVYHAQLVYGRGMIMLGSVDNGGEWGKWVVQPDEIGHRETQSACVIVTDADAHHARAFAAGAEIVIPIASQDYGGRGYACRDLEGHLWWFGSYDPWKEASV; encoded by the coding sequence ATGACCACGCCCCCCGATGCCGGTTCCACCATCATTCCCTGCCTGCGCTACCGCGACGCCCATGCCGCCATCGCGTGGCTGGAGAAAGCGTTCGGATTCACCGCACAGGCCGTGTATGCCGAAGGCGACATCGTCTACCACGCCCAGCTGGTGTACGGCCGCGGCATGATCATGCTCGGGTCGGTCGACAACGGCGGCGAATGGGGCAAGTGGGTGGTCCAGCCCGACGAGATCGGCCACCGCGAAACCCAGAGCGCCTGCGTGATCGTGACCGACGCCGATGCCCACCACGCTCGGGCGTTCGCGGCCGGCGCCGAGATCGTGATTCCCATCGCCAGCCAGGACTACGGCGGCCGTGGCTATGCCTGCCGCGACCTGGAAGGCCACCTGTGGTGGTTCGGCAGCTACGACCCGTGGAAGGAGGCCAGCGTTTGA
- a CDS encoding serine hydrolase — translation MNTSWIGGLVLLACAPLASAAVPAELQRLDATVERVRSQFDVPGIAVAVVKDGQVVLERGYGVRTLGEPDPVEADTLFAIASNTKAFTATSLNLLAEQGKLKMDDRVIDHLPSFRMSDPYVTGEMRIRDLLAHRSGLSLGAGDLLFWPTTTYSNAEVVQRLGKVPLKAGFRDRYAYDNILYAVAQQVIEKVSGQSYADFLQQHIFTPVGMTGTRFNADHLQKGDKPATGHAKFDFTELRTVAPLTWSNNAGAGGIYSSVHDMARWMQVQLAQGKLENGTPLFSPKTQQAMWQVITPQVVPEPSVPALAAARPNYVGYGEGWSLSDYRGQKLVWHTGGWPGMVSRVTLVPGKNLGVVVLTNQEVGAAFNAVTMAVLDAYLGAPDTDWVAAYAAAVAKAQDKADEGWAAHQAARDPKSTPSLALGGYAGTYRDPWYGEVFVEQRGKALRLRFGKTAQLVGTMEHWQHDTFIVRWDDRSLNADAFVNFSLDPDGKVREVRMQPVSSLTDFSFDFQDLVLTPVRTDAAK, via the coding sequence TTGAACACATCCTGGATCGGAGGCCTCGTGCTGCTGGCATGCGCACCCCTGGCGTCGGCCGCCGTGCCGGCCGAACTGCAGCGGCTGGACGCCACCGTGGAACGCGTGCGCAGCCAGTTCGACGTGCCCGGCATCGCCGTGGCGGTGGTCAAGGACGGCCAGGTGGTACTGGAACGCGGCTACGGCGTGCGCACGCTGGGCGAGCCGGATCCGGTCGAAGCCGACACGCTGTTCGCGATCGCCTCCAACACCAAGGCGTTCACCGCGACCTCGCTGAACCTGCTGGCCGAGCAGGGCAAGCTGAAGATGGACGACCGGGTGATCGACCACCTGCCGTCGTTCCGCATGTCCGATCCGTACGTGACCGGCGAGATGCGCATCCGCGACCTGCTCGCGCACCGCAGCGGGCTGAGCCTGGGGGCGGGCGACCTGCTGTTCTGGCCGACCACCACCTACAGCAATGCCGAAGTGGTGCAGCGCCTGGGCAAGGTGCCGCTGAAGGCCGGCTTCCGCGACCGCTACGCCTACGACAACATCCTGTATGCGGTGGCGCAGCAGGTGATCGAGAAGGTGTCGGGCCAGTCCTATGCCGATTTCCTGCAGCAGCACATCTTCACCCCGGTCGGGATGACCGGCACCCGCTTCAATGCGGACCACCTCCAGAAGGGCGACAAGCCTGCCACCGGGCACGCCAAGTTCGACTTCACCGAGCTGCGTACGGTGGCGCCGCTGACCTGGTCCAACAACGCCGGTGCCGGCGGGATCTACTCCAGCGTGCACGACATGGCACGCTGGATGCAGGTGCAGCTGGCGCAGGGCAAGCTGGAAAACGGCACGCCGCTGTTCAGCCCCAAGACCCAGCAGGCGATGTGGCAGGTGATCACCCCGCAGGTGGTGCCCGAGCCGAGCGTGCCGGCGCTGGCGGCCGCGCGCCCGAACTACGTCGGCTACGGCGAAGGCTGGAGCCTGAGCGACTACCGTGGGCAGAAGCTGGTCTGGCACACCGGTGGCTGGCCGGGCATGGTGTCGCGGGTGACCCTGGTACCGGGGAAGAATCTGGGCGTGGTGGTGCTGACCAACCAGGAAGTGGGCGCGGCGTTCAATGCGGTGACCATGGCGGTGCTGGACGCGTACCTGGGTGCGCCGGACACCGACTGGGTGGCGGCGTATGCGGCGGCGGTGGCCAAGGCGCAGGACAAGGCCGACGAGGGCTGGGCGGCGCACCAAGCGGCCCGCGACCCGAAGTCGACGCCGTCGCTGGCGCTGGGTGGCTACGCCGGTACCTACCGCGACCCGTGGTATGGCGAAGTGTTCGTGGAGCAGCGCGGCAAGGCGCTGCGCCTGCGCTTCGGCAAGACCGCGCAGCTGGTGGGGACGATGGAGCACTGGCAGCACGATACGTTCATCGTGCGCTGGGACGACCGTTCGCTCAATGCGGACGCGTTCGTGAATTTCAGCCTGGACCCGGACGGCAAGGTGCGCGAGGTGCGCATGCAGCCGGTGTCGTCGTTGACCGACTTCAGTTTCGATTTCCAGGACCTGGTGTTGACCCCGGTGCGCACCGACGCCGCCAAATGA